A genomic segment from Agrobacterium vitis encodes:
- the coaA gene encoding type I pantothenate kinase, translating into MTTAIRQAEGEEALDHFQVGSYSPYLFFSSEEWARFRADTPLTLTLDEVHRLRSIDDPIDLAEVRRIYLALSRLLSSHVESSQLLFEQRNRFLSTNVTKTPFIIGIAGSVAVGKSTTARVLKELLARWPSSPKVDLVTTDGFLYSNATLVRDNKLNRKGFPESYDTAALLRFLSAIKAGQQNVKAPRYSHLTYDVVPDQHTIIDRPDILIFEGINVLQSRDLPRDGKIVPMVSDFFDFSIYIDAEESLIHNWYVKRFMKLRQTAFRDPNSYFHRYATISEDEASTIAENLWSHINLINLRDNIQPTRPRADLILRKGENHLVEQVALRKL; encoded by the coding sequence ATGACGACAGCGATCAGGCAGGCCGAGGGGGAGGAAGCCCTTGATCATTTCCAGGTAGGCAGCTACTCGCCCTATCTGTTCTTTTCGTCGGAGGAATGGGCGCGGTTTCGGGCCGATACGCCGCTAACCCTGACACTGGACGAAGTACATCGCCTGCGATCCATTGATGACCCGATTGATCTTGCCGAGGTACGGCGGATCTATCTGGCGCTGTCGCGGCTATTATCCTCACATGTCGAATCGTCGCAATTGCTGTTTGAGCAGCGCAACCGCTTTCTCAGCACCAATGTGACCAAGACGCCGTTCATTATCGGTATTGCCGGGTCGGTGGCGGTGGGCAAATCCACCACGGCGCGCGTGCTGAAGGAGCTTTTGGCCCGCTGGCCTTCCAGCCCGAAAGTTGATCTGGTCACCACCGATGGCTTTCTCTATTCGAACGCGACGCTGGTGCGCGACAACAAGCTCAACCGCAAAGGGTTTCCGGAAAGCTACGATACGGCGGCCCTCCTGCGGTTCCTGTCGGCCATCAAGGCCGGGCAGCAGAATGTCAAGGCGCCGCGCTACTCCCATCTCACCTATGATGTAGTGCCTGATCAACATACCATCATCGACCGTCCGGACATCCTGATCTTCGAGGGCATCAATGTGCTGCAATCGCGCGACCTGCCGCGAGATGGCAAGATCGTGCCGATGGTCTCGGATTTCTTCGATTTTTCGATCTATATCGATGCTGAGGAAAGTCTGATCCACAATTGGTACGTAAAGCGATTCATGAAGCTGCGCCAAACGGCCTTCCGCGATCCAAATTCCTACTTTCACCGCTATGCGACGATCAGCGAAGATGAAGCTTCAACCATTGCCGAAAATCTCTGGAGCCACATCAACCTGATCAATCTGCGCGACAATATCCAGCCGACCAGGCCCCGGGCCGATTTGATTCTGCGTAAGGGAGAAAATCATCTGGTGGAGCAGGTGGCGCTGCGAAAATTATAG
- the hisA gene encoding 1-(5-phosphoribosyl)-5-[(5-phosphoribosylamino)methylideneamino]imidazole-4-carboxamide isomerase has product MILFPAIDLKDGQCVRLKLGDMEQATVYNPDPGAQAKAFEDQGFEWLHVVDLNGAFAGETVNGAAVDAILKSTKNPVQLGGGIRSLAHIETWLQHGLSRVILGTVAVRNPALVIEACKLFPGKIAVGIDAKGGKVAVEGWAEASELGVVELAKKFEGAGVAAIIYTDIDRDGILTGINWASTLELADAVSIPVIASGGLASIEDIRRMLEPDARKLEGAISGRALYDGRIDPAEALALIADAKKDAIL; this is encoded by the coding sequence ATGATCCTCTTTCCCGCCATCGACCTTAAAGACGGCCAATGCGTTCGCCTGAAGCTGGGCGATATGGAGCAAGCCACCGTCTACAATCCCGATCCCGGTGCGCAGGCCAAGGCCTTTGAAGACCAGGGCTTCGAATGGCTGCATGTTGTTGACCTGAACGGCGCCTTTGCCGGTGAAACCGTCAATGGCGCGGCGGTGGATGCCATTCTCAAGTCAACGAAAAATCCGGTCCAGCTGGGCGGCGGTATCCGCAGTCTTGCCCATATCGAAACCTGGCTTCAGCATGGCTTGTCGCGCGTCATTCTCGGCACGGTCGCCGTGCGCAATCCGGCCCTGGTGATTGAGGCCTGCAAGCTTTTTCCCGGCAAGATCGCGGTTGGCATCGATGCCAAGGGTGGCAAGGTGGCCGTGGAAGGTTGGGCGGAAGCCTCTGAGCTTGGCGTGGTCGAGCTGGCAAAAAAGTTTGAAGGCGCAGGCGTTGCGGCAATCATCTATACGGATATCGACCGGGACGGTATTCTGACCGGAATAAACTGGGCTTCGACGCTGGAACTGGCGGATGCTGTCTCCATCCCTGTCATCGCGTCTGGCGGACTTGCGTCAATAGAGGATATCCGCCGGATGCTGGAGCCGGATGCGCGCAAACTGGAAGGTGCAATTTCCGGTCGCGCCCTTTATGATGGGCGGATCGATCCGGCAGAAGCGCTGGCCTTGATTGCCGATGCGAAAAAGGATGCCATCCTGTGA
- a CDS encoding DUF3237 domain-containing protein: MPLIDPNKTAPVSGRRVFLGAAATVIAATAAGQSGQAADTKTGGGPLSDIPIALPRTEFVYEAIFTLQDTIEMGASPLGDRRIINITGGEFAGPRIKGKVMPGGADRQVLRKDGVRLLNALYELQADDGAVITVNNRVLIDRQPDGTQYAFSHIDITAPEGPHDWLNRRVFVGTLHSLRPKPMVLIRVFSLV, translated from the coding sequence ATGCCATTGATTGATCCCAACAAAACCGCGCCGGTTTCGGGCAGGCGTGTGTTTCTGGGTGCGGCAGCGACGGTGATAGCCGCGACCGCCGCAGGCCAAAGCGGACAGGCAGCGGATACAAAAACCGGCGGCGGTCCGCTATCAGACATTCCCATCGCCTTGCCCCGGACAGAATTTGTCTATGAGGCGATTTTTACCCTTCAGGATACGATCGAGATGGGTGCGTCCCCGCTGGGCGACAGACGTATCATCAATATTACCGGCGGTGAATTTGCCGGGCCGCGAATCAAGGGCAAGGTCATGCCTGGCGGTGCCGACCGGCAAGTGTTGCGCAAGGACGGTGTGCGGCTTCTCAACGCGCTTTATGAGTTGCAGGCGGATGACGGCGCCGTGATTACCGTCAACAATAGGGTCTTGATCGACCGCCAACCGGACGGCACGCAATATGCCTTTTCGCATATCGATATTACCGCACCGGAAGGACCGCATGACTGGCTGAACCGCCGTGTCTTTGTCGGCACCCTGCACAGCCTGCGGCCCAAACCGATGGTGCTGATTCGCGTGTTCAGCCTGGTTTAG
- the hslU gene encoding ATP-dependent protease ATPase subunit HslU, which translates to MTTFSPREIVSELDRYIIGQNDAKRAVAIALRNRWRRQQLDESLRDEVMPKNILMIGPTGVGKTEISRRLAKLAGAPFIKVEATKFTEVGYVGRDVEQIIRDLVEIGIGLIKEKKRLEVEAKAHAGAEERVLDALVGATASPATRDSFRKKLRAGELDDKEIDIEVAETSSGMPGFEIPGMPGANVGILNLSDMFGKAMGGRTKKVRTTVKTSYADLIRDESDKLIDNELIQREAVKSVENDGIVFLDEIDKIANREGAMGAGVSREGVQRDLLPLVEGTTVATKYGPVKTDHILFIASGAFHVSKPSDLLPELQGRLPIRVELKALTKEDFRRILTETEASLIRQYIALMATEQLDLEFTEDAIDALADVAVNLNSSIENIGARRLQTVMERVLDDISFNAPDRGGAKVMIDSAYVREHVGEIAADTDLSRYIL; encoded by the coding sequence ATGACAACTTTTTCACCCCGCGAAATCGTCTCGGAACTCGACCGCTATATCATCGGTCAGAACGATGCAAAGCGTGCCGTGGCGATTGCGCTGCGCAACCGCTGGCGCCGCCAGCAGCTCGATGAGAGCCTGCGCGACGAAGTCATGCCCAAGAACATCCTGATGATCGGCCCGACCGGCGTCGGCAAGACCGAAATCTCCCGACGCCTCGCCAAACTGGCTGGCGCGCCTTTCATCAAGGTTGAGGCCACAAAATTCACCGAGGTCGGCTATGTCGGCCGCGACGTGGAGCAGATCATCCGTGATCTCGTGGAAATCGGTATCGGCCTGATCAAGGAAAAGAAGCGGCTGGAGGTGGAAGCCAAGGCCCATGCCGGTGCCGAAGAGCGCGTGCTGGATGCGCTGGTCGGCGCCACCGCCTCGCCTGCTACCCGTGATAGTTTCCGCAAGAAGCTGCGGGCCGGAGAGCTGGACGACAAGGAAATCGATATCGAGGTTGCAGAGACAAGCTCCGGCATGCCGGGCTTTGAGATTCCCGGCATGCCGGGGGCCAATGTCGGCATTCTCAACCTGTCCGACATGTTTGGCAAAGCGATGGGCGGCCGCACCAAGAAGGTCCGCACCACCGTCAAGACCTCCTATGCCGATCTGATCCGCGACGAATCTGACAAGCTGATCGACAATGAGTTGATCCAGCGCGAAGCGGTAAAGTCGGTTGAAAACGACGGCATCGTCTTCCTGGACGAAATCGATAAGATCGCCAACCGCGAAGGCGCCATGGGCGCCGGTGTGTCGCGCGAAGGCGTGCAGCGCGACCTTCTGCCCCTGGTGGAAGGCACGACGGTTGCCACCAAATACGGGCCGGTGAAGACCGACCACATCCTGTTTATCGCGTCGGGGGCCTTCCATGTCTCCAAACCCTCCGACCTCCTGCCGGAATTGCAGGGCCGGTTGCCGATTCGCGTTGAGCTAAAGGCACTGACCAAGGAGGATTTTCGCCGGATTCTGACGGAAACCGAGGCCAGCCTCATTCGTCAATACATTGCGTTGATGGCCACTGAACAGTTGGATCTCGAGTTTACCGAGGATGCCATCGATGCGCTGGCGGATGTTGCCGTCAATCTCAACAGCTCGATTGAAAATATCGGCGCGCGACGTTTGCAGACGGTGATGGAGCGGGTGCTCGACGACATTTCCTTCAACGCGCCGGATCGCGGCGGTGCGAAAGTGATGATCGATTCGGCCTATGTGCGCGAGCATGTCGGCGAAATCGCCGCTGACACAGATCTGTCGCGCTATATTCTGTGA
- a CDS encoding response regulator transcription factor, which translates to MQTIALVDDDRNILTSVSIALEAEGYKVETYTDGASALDGLLARPPQLAIFDIKMPRMDGMELLRRLRQKSDIPVIFLTSKDEEIDELFGLKMGADDFITKPFSQRLLVERVKAILRRAANRETGNAPGNVKSAAEQQARNLERGQLVMDQERHTCTWKGDPVTLTVTEFLILHSLAQRPGVVKSRDALMDAAYDEQVYVDDRTIDSHIKRLRKKFKMVDNDFDMIETLYGVGYRFRETA; encoded by the coding sequence ATGCAGACAATTGCGCTTGTTGACGACGACCGGAATATTCTGACGTCGGTTTCGATCGCTCTCGAAGCCGAGGGCTATAAGGTCGAAACCTATACGGATGGAGCTTCGGCGCTGGACGGGCTTCTGGCGCGGCCGCCACAGCTGGCGATCTTCGATATCAAGATGCCACGCATGGATGGGATGGAACTGCTGCGCCGCCTGCGCCAGAAGTCAGATATCCCGGTGATCTTCCTGACCTCCAAGGATGAGGAAATCGATGAATTGTTCGGCTTGAAAATGGGGGCCGACGACTTCATCACCAAGCCGTTTTCGCAGCGCCTGCTGGTAGAGCGGGTCAAGGCCATTCTGCGTCGCGCCGCCAATCGCGAAACCGGAAACGCACCCGGCAATGTCAAGAGCGCTGCCGAGCAGCAGGCTCGCAACCTGGAGCGCGGCCAACTGGTCATGGACCAAGAGCGCCATACCTGCACCTGGAAGGGCGATCCGGTCACGCTGACAGTTACCGAATTTCTGATCCTGCATTCGCTGGCCCAGCGGCCAGGCGTGGTGAAGAGCCGCGACGCGCTGATGGATGCCGCCTATGACGAGCAGGTCTATGTTGATGATCGCACCATTGACAGCCATATCAAGCGCCTGCGAAAGAAGTTCAAAATGGTCGACAATGATTTCGACATGATCGAAACGCTGTACGGCGTTGGATACCGCTTCCGCGAAACGGCCTGA
- the hisH gene encoding imidazole glycerol phosphate synthase subunit HisH — protein sequence MRVVIIDYGSGNLRSATKAFERAVRESGLDAEIELTDKADRVATADRIVLPGVGAYADCKRGLDAVPGMHEALIEAVEVKGRPFLGICVGMQLMSSRGLEKTVTEGLGWIKGDVVEMTPSDPGLKIPQIGWNTLTLARPHPLFDGIATGNDGLHAYFVHSYHLAASNADEVVATTDYGGPMTAFVGRDNMAGAQFHPEKSQTLGLQLISNFLNWAP from the coding sequence ATGCGTGTTGTGATTATTGACTACGGATCAGGCAATCTGCGCTCCGCCACCAAGGCGTTCGAGCGGGCCGTCCGAGAATCCGGCCTTGATGCCGAAATTGAACTGACCGACAAGGCAGACCGGGTGGCAACCGCCGACCGGATCGTCTTGCCCGGCGTCGGTGCCTATGCCGATTGCAAGCGAGGCCTCGATGCTGTGCCCGGCATGCATGAAGCGCTGATCGAAGCGGTGGAGGTCAAGGGCCGCCCGTTTCTCGGCATCTGCGTCGGCATGCAGCTGATGTCGTCGCGCGGGTTGGAAAAGACCGTCACCGAAGGCCTCGGCTGGATCAAGGGCGATGTGGTGGAAATGACCCCTTCCGATCCGGGCCTGAAGATCCCACAGATCGGCTGGAACACGCTGACACTTGCCCGTCCTCATCCGCTATTTGACGGGATTGCCACCGGCAATGACGGGCTGCATGCCTATTTCGTCCATTCCTACCATCTGGCGGCCAGCAATGCCGATGAGGTTGTTGCCACGACCGATTATGGCGGCCCGATGACCGCCTTTGTTGGTCGTGACAATATGGCTGGCGCGCAGTTCCATCCGGAAAAGAGCCAGACGCTAGGCCTCCAGCTGATTTCTAATTTTCTCAATTGGGCGCCGTGA
- the arfB gene encoding alternative ribosome rescue aminoacyl-tRNA hydrolase ArfB has translation MASDPLYINDRITIAGWELTEQFVLAGGPGGQNVNKVSTAVQLFFPLTSSPSLPDRIKTNAIKLAGRRLSKEGVLLIEASRFRSQERNREDARERLKELLLEAAKPPPPPRRKTKPTKGSIERRLKAKVGRGEIKKMREKPGQD, from the coding sequence ATGGCGAGCGACCCGCTCTATATCAATGACAGGATTACGATTGCCGGTTGGGAATTGACCGAGCAATTCGTGCTGGCCGGTGGTCCGGGCGGGCAGAATGTCAACAAGGTCTCGACCGCAGTCCAATTGTTCTTTCCGCTGACAAGCTCTCCCTCGCTCCCGGACCGTATCAAGACCAATGCCATCAAATTGGCAGGCCGACGCCTGTCCAAAGAAGGCGTGTTGTTGATCGAGGCCAGCCGCTTTCGAAGCCAGGAGCGCAATCGGGAAGATGCACGCGAACGGCTAAAGGAATTGCTGCTCGAAGCAGCCAAACCACCACCACCGCCGCGCCGGAAGACCAAACCCACCAAGGGATCAATCGAACGCCGGTTGAAGGCAAAGGTGGGACGCGGTGAAATCAAGAAAATGCGCGAGAAACCGGGTCAGGATTGA
- a CDS encoding phosphoenolpyruvate carboxykinase has product MEELGVNNSRLGIETIGLGKAANVHYNLLPAALYEHAIRNGEAVLTADGALLAETGQHTGRSPKDKFILRDANTDGQIWWDNNKPMSKEHFDILHQDMLAHVAGKTLFVQDLIGGADAANALPTRVITELAWHSLFIRNLLIRPDRAALADFEAKFTIIDLPSFKADPARHGCRTETVIACDFTNNIVLIAGTYYAGEMKKSVFTALNYMLPAKQVMPMHCSANVGPAGDSAVFFGLSGTGKTTLSADPARTLIGDDEHGWGEDGIFNFEGGCYAKTIRLSAEAEPEIYATTKRFGTVLENVVLDENRVPDFNDGSKTENTRCAYPLNFIPNASPTGRAGHPKTIIMLTADAFGVMPPIAKLTPEQAMYHFLSGYTAKVAGTERGVTEPEATFSTCFGAPFMPRHPAEYGNLLKELIARHEVDCWLVNTGWTGGAYGIGSRMPIKATRALLTAALSGELKKAEFRTDANFGFAVPVAVDGVDTSILDPRSTWANGADYDAQAKKLVGMFIANFEKFEAHVDSNVRDAAPVLAVAAQ; this is encoded by the coding sequence ATGGAGGAGCTTGGAGTGAACAATAGCCGTCTTGGGATCGAGACCATTGGCTTGGGCAAGGCCGCCAATGTCCATTATAACCTGCTGCCCGCCGCCCTTTATGAGCATGCGATCCGCAATGGCGAAGCCGTTCTGACCGCAGACGGCGCGCTTCTGGCCGAGACCGGACAGCATACGGGCCGCTCCCCGAAGGACAAGTTCATCCTGCGTGACGCCAATACCGATGGCCAGATCTGGTGGGACAATAACAAGCCGATGTCGAAGGAGCATTTCGACATCTTGCATCAGGACATGCTGGCGCATGTGGCTGGCAAGACCCTGTTCGTACAGGATCTGATTGGTGGCGCCGATGCCGCCAACGCTTTGCCAACCCGCGTAATAACGGAACTTGCATGGCATTCGCTGTTTATCCGTAACCTGCTCATTCGTCCGGATCGCGCCGCGCTTGCCGATTTCGAAGCGAAATTCACCATTATTGACCTTCCCAGCTTCAAGGCTGATCCGGCCCGTCACGGCTGCCGGACCGAAACGGTCATCGCCTGCGACTTCACCAACAATATCGTGCTGATCGCCGGCACCTACTATGCCGGTGAAATGAAGAAGTCGGTGTTCACCGCGCTGAACTATATGCTGCCTGCCAAGCAGGTCATGCCGATGCATTGCTCGGCCAATGTTGGCCCGGCTGGCGATTCGGCTGTGTTCTTCGGTCTGTCCGGCACCGGCAAAACCACGCTGTCGGCCGATCCTGCCCGCACGCTGATCGGCGATGACGAGCATGGTTGGGGCGAGGACGGCATCTTCAACTTCGAAGGTGGCTGCTACGCCAAGACCATCCGCCTGTCAGCAGAAGCCGAGCCGGAAATCTACGCCACCACCAAGCGGTTCGGCACGGTGCTGGAAAATGTTGTACTCGACGAAAACCGCGTCCCGGATTTCAACGACGGCTCGAAGACCGAAAATACCCGTTGCGCCTATCCGCTGAACTTCATTCCCAATGCGTCGCCCACCGGGCGCGCCGGGCATCCGAAGACCATCATCATGCTGACCGCAGATGCCTTCGGCGTCATGCCGCCGATCGCCAAGCTGACACCAGAACAGGCGATGTACCACTTCCTTTCCGGCTACACCGCGAAAGTGGCTGGCACGGAGCGCGGCGTAACCGAGCCGGAAGCAACCTTCTCGACTTGCTTCGGCGCACCGTTCATGCCTCGCCATCCGGCAGAATATGGCAATCTGCTCAAGGAGTTGATTGCCCGCCACGAAGTGGATTGCTGGCTGGTCAACACCGGTTGGACCGGCGGCGCCTACGGTATCGGTAGCCGCATGCCAATCAAGGCCACCCGCGCCCTGCTGACGGCGGCTCTCTCCGGTGAGTTGAAGAAAGCCGAGTTCCGCACCGACGCCAATTTCGGCTTCGCGGTACCGGTTGCCGTCGACGGCGTCGATACCAGTATTCTCGACCCACGCTCGACCTGGGCGAATGGGGCTGACTATGACGCGCAGGCCAAGAAACTGGTCGGCATGTTCATCGCCAATTTCGAGAAATTCGAAGCCCATGTGGACAGCAATGTCCGCGATGCGGCTCCGGTTCTGGCTGTTGCTGCGCAGTAA
- the hisB gene encoding imidazoleglycerol-phosphate dehydratase HisB, producing the protein MAESRSASISRKTNETSVSVSVNIDGTGTSKISTGVGFFDHMLDQLSRHSLIDMDIDVTGDLHIDDHHTVEDTGIAIGQAISKALGDRRGIVRYASIDLAMDETMTKAAIDVSGRPFLVWNVAFSAPKIGTFDTELVREFFQALAQNAGITLHILNHYGANNHHIAETCFKAVARALRSATEIDPRQAGRIPSTKGML; encoded by the coding sequence ATGGCAGAGAGCCGCAGCGCCAGCATTTCGCGCAAGACCAACGAAACCTCGGTCTCGGTTTCCGTCAATATTGACGGCACCGGCACTTCGAAGATTTCGACGGGGGTCGGTTTCTTCGACCATATGCTGGACCAGCTCAGCCGCCATTCGCTGATCGATATGGATATCGACGTCACGGGCGATCTGCATATCGATGATCACCACACCGTCGAAGATACCGGCATTGCCATCGGCCAGGCGATTTCCAAGGCATTGGGCGACCGGCGCGGCATCGTGCGCTATGCGTCAATTGATCTTGCCATGGACGAGACCATGACCAAGGCGGCCATCGATGTTTCGGGACGGCCCTTCCTGGTTTGGAACGTTGCGTTTTCGGCACCGAAGATCGGCACATTCGACACCGAATTGGTACGGGAGTTTTTCCAGGCGCTGGCGCAGAATGCCGGTATTACCCTGCATATCCTCAATCATTACGGTGCCAACAACCACCATATCGCCGAAACCTGCTTCAAGGCCGTCGCTCGCGCCCTGCGCAGCGCCACCGAAATCGATCCGCGCCAGGCGGGCCGCATTCCGTCCACCAAGGGAATGCTGTAA
- the hslV gene encoding ATP-dependent protease subunit HslV has product MSEHNPYGTMHGTTIITVRKGGMVVMAGDGQVSLGQTVMKGNARKVRRIGKGEVIAGFAGATADAFTLLERLEKKLEQYPGQLMRAAVELAKDWRTDKYLRNLEAMMLVADKTVTLAITGNGDVLEPEHGTIAIGSGGNYALAAALALMDTEKSAEEVARKAMKIAADICVYTNENVLVETLESAN; this is encoded by the coding sequence ATGAGCGAACATAATCCCTATGGAACCATGCATGGCACCACGATCATCACGGTGCGCAAGGGCGGCATGGTGGTGATGGCCGGTGACGGACAGGTCAGCCTTGGCCAGACCGTGATGAAGGGCAATGCCCGCAAGGTGCGCCGCATTGGCAAGGGCGAGGTGATCGCCGGTTTTGCCGGAGCGACGGCGGATGCCTTCACCCTGCTGGAGCGGCTGGAAAAGAAGCTGGAGCAATATCCCGGTCAGTTGATGCGCGCCGCAGTCGAGCTTGCCAAGGACTGGCGCACCGACAAATACCTGCGCAACCTGGAAGCGATGATGCTGGTGGCCGACAAGACGGTGACGCTCGCCATTACCGGCAATGGCGATGTGCTGGAACCCGAACATGGCACGATTGCCATCGGCTCGGGTGGCAATTACGCGCTGGCTGCGGCTCTGGCCTTGATGGACACAGAAAAGTCGGCGGAAGAAGTGGCCCGCAAGGCCATGAAGATCGCTGCCGATATTTGCGTCTATACCAATGAAAACGTGCTGGTCGAAACGCTGGAAAGCGCCAACTGA
- a CDS encoding phosphoribosyl-ATP diphosphatase, translating into MTTFTLSDLETIVATRAKASPDESWTAKLVTAGQDKAAKKLGEEAIEAVMAAVKNDRANLIYESADLLYHLLVVLKIADIPIETVMEELQRRTAQSGLSEKASR; encoded by the coding sequence ATGACCACATTCACGCTGTCCGATCTGGAGACCATCGTTGCCACCCGCGCCAAGGCTTCGCCGGACGAAAGCTGGACGGCAAAGCTGGTGACGGCAGGCCAGGACAAGGCCGCCAAGAAGCTTGGCGAAGAGGCTATCGAGGCCGTGATGGCAGCGGTCAAAAATGATCGCGCCAACCTGATCTATGAGAGTGCCGATTTGCTTTATCACCTGTTGGTCGTATTGAAAATTGCCGATATCCCGATAGAAACGGTGATGGAAGAGTTGCAACGGCGCACCGCCCAATCGGGCCTCAGCGAAAAGGCCAGTCGGTAG
- the hisF gene encoding imidazole glycerol phosphate synthase subunit HisF, with amino-acid sequence MTLKARIIPCLDVKDGRVVKGVNFVDLIDAGDPVEAAKAYDAAGADELCFLDITASSDNRETIFDVVARTADHCFMPVTVGGGVRAVGDIRKLLLAGADKVSINSAAVSNPDFVAEAADKFGNQCIVVSIDAKRRLSQASGGDNLSAWEIYTHGGRNATGIDAIEFAVKMVERGAGELLVTSMDRDGTKIGYDLELTRAIADAVRVPVIASGGVGTLDDLVAGVRQGHATAVLAASIFHFGTYSIAEAKAHMANAGIPMRLDQA; translated from the coding sequence GTGACACTCAAGGCCCGTATTATTCCTTGTCTCGACGTGAAGGATGGCCGTGTCGTCAAGGGCGTGAACTTTGTCGATCTGATCGATGCCGGTGATCCGGTCGAAGCGGCCAAGGCCTATGACGCCGCCGGTGCCGATGAGCTTTGCTTTTTGGACATTACCGCTTCATCCGATAATCGCGAGACGATTTTTGATGTCGTCGCCCGCACCGCAGATCATTGCTTCATGCCGGTCACGGTGGGGGGCGGTGTGCGGGCGGTTGGCGATATTCGCAAGCTGCTGCTGGCTGGTGCCGATAAGGTTTCAATCAACTCGGCAGCCGTGAGCAATCCCGATTTTGTTGCGGAAGCCGCCGATAAATTCGGCAATCAATGTATTGTGGTCTCGATTGATGCAAAACGTCGCCTAAGCCAGGCCAGCGGTGGCGACAATCTTAGCGCCTGGGAGATTTATACCCATGGCGGGCGCAATGCGACTGGCATTGACGCTATCGAGTTTGCGGTCAAAATGGTCGAGCGTGGCGCAGGCGAATTGCTTGTGACCTCCATGGATCGTGACGGCACCAAAATCGGTTATGATTTGGAACTGACCCGCGCCATTGCCGATGCGGTTCGGGTGCCGGTGATTGCCTCTGGCGGCGTTGGCACGTTGGATGATCTGGTGGCGGGCGTCAGGCAAGGCCATGCCACTGCCGTTCTCGCGGCGTCGATTTTCCATTTCGGTACCTATTCGATAGCCGAGGCCAAGGCCCATATGGCCAATGCCGGTATCCCCATGCGTCTCGACCAGGCCTGA